The nucleotide sequence CGGTATACCTCCAAACAAGAAATTCCCTCCCAACAGAAGCCTCTCAAATGGCGAAACCCCCGGTTCAGGCAAAACCGTCTTCAATGCAAACTGAGTCGGTATCATACCACTCAACTTGTTGTTCTCCATTGACAAAGACGCAAGCTTCGGCATCATCGCCAAGAACATCGGCAAGAACCCCTCAATCTCGTTGTTGCTCAGATCAACCGCTATGAGTCCGCTTTGCAAGTAGTCCAATGCGTAACGTGACGCTAAGTTCATGGAGGAGAATTTGTTGAAAGAGAGTGTTAGTTGCTCCAGTGAGGGAATCTGAAAGAGACTGAAAGGGACTGAGCCACTGAAATTGTTGTAACTCAAATCAAGAACCTCAAGATATTTCAGCTTCGTGAAGCTCTCGGGTTGTAAACAACCGCTAAAGGCGTTGTTTCGCATTGAAATCTGAACCAAAAACTCCGGTAAAGCCTCCGGCAATTTTCCGGTGACGCCATTGTCACTGAGGTCTAAGTAGTTAAGGTTTTTGAGAGAATCAAAATTCTTCGGAAGTTCTCCGTTGAGGTTGTTGAACTGAATTTCAAGCCTTTTCAAGCTTTTGAGCCCGTTATTGAAACTCTCAGGGATTGTTCCTTCGAGATTGTTGTTATCCAGGTAGAGTTCTTCGAGCATGGAGAGGAAGCCAAGGGAAGAGGGAATTTCGCCGGTGAACGAGTTTCGCGAAAGACTGAGTCGACTCAAGCGAGTCAGGTTTGAAAATGACTCGGGAATTTGGCCTGAGAAGTAGTTGTTTGAAACGTCGAGGGTTTCGAGGTAGGGAAGGTTCCAGAAGATGGAGGAGAGGGATCCGGAGTAACCCGCCTGGTCGAGACTGAGTTCGGTGACTCGGCTTAAACCGGAAACAACCGAGTCGCACCTGAAACCGCACGTGAACTTTTCGGTGAAGAGGTTGTCGCATGGGTCCACGGTGAAGTTCCATGAGCTTACGCATGAACCTGGAGTCAGAGAAGAGGGGTCGATTTTGTTCTTTAGTTCCTTCAGAACTTGTGCGTCACCCCAATATGTCTTTGATTCAACGGTGGATATCACTCCCAAACCTGAAATGATCAGAAATAGATGGAAGGGGAACTGTGGGAAACCGAGAGACACcatttttgtgaattttgtggAGTTGTTTGTTACTGGAACTGTGTGTTGTGTGTTACCAAACTAAGATTAGAGGGGCTTTTTTTATTGTGATGGGGAAAGTTGGAGAAGGGAGTGAAAACTGAAAAGGTAAGGGATTTATGAATAGAATATAGTAGCTTTCTCTTCCTCCACACAAGGTACTGAAGGTAGTCAGAGATCTTTTCTATAGTGGCTTCACGGGCTGTTTGTCAGAGGCTCCTCCCCTGCAATCTTTAAACTGGGACCCTTCTTTTCATTACATTCTAGGATTTTGTTGTTAAGCATAAAATTTGTTCAAGGAGTAAatctatattttagtttgaagaCGGGTAAGGATaatagattttgtgatttatagttattaattagttattattagtgtTTTTTAATACTGTTGAATATCATTAGAATATGTTGAATATCCCTTACCCATTGCTGTCTTGCTCGCTTACGAGAGGTCCAGGTTTAGTGGAGCGATAAATGATTCTCTTGTTGAATTGTTTTGATAAAAATGCTTGATTGCTAAAGTTTTATTAACTTTGCTAAAAGAAcacattaaatttttaaattacctCTACTATAATAATCTTTAACCTCTTAAAACCCTCACCCAAGTTCATTAACAATAATCAAAACTACCGTCACTCCTTTTTCAAACTTGAACCTCGGTAACCTTCTTCAGCACCCTAAACTACTTTTCAGTTTTCACACTCTTCCAAACTCACGACAAACAGAAACGCCCACTATGAGGAAGGAAATGCAAGCTTAGTATTTAAATAATCGTGAACCAAAAGTGAGAGTTTTTTGGTTGAGAATAGAAGATGGCGATGAATAATTGCTTGAAGAAAAGCATGAGCTCTATAAACagaataataaaactaaaaagaaaatgaaaatgaagtGAAATCCAAACACGCGAGTTAATATTTAGATTGGCATTGAAATTGGGCTAATTTTGTTTTATATggattaaatatatgtgtaatatgTTATTATTGGCCAATTTGTTTTAAAGagagaaaataagtaataaaTTGAAGTgttcaatttgaaattttaattttttttattttttaaaataaaaattaaaaaatccgaATNNNNNNNNNNNNNNNNNNNNNNNNNNNNNNNNNNNNNNNNNNNNNNNNNNNNNNNNNNNNNNNNNNNNNNNNNNNNNNNNNNNNNNNNNNNNNNNNNNNNNNNNNNNNNNNNNNNNNNNNNNNNNNNNNNNNNNNNNNNNNNNNNNNNNCaatgttaaaaatttttaaatttttaaaaatataaattggaTCGTTCATTTTGtcagaaattaatttattaatagagTAAAAAATGGTAAAATTCAATTATATTAGTACATGGTGTGTTATTTACATATGTAGATCTGTCATGGTCAATTACCTGCAAAATGCAAGTAACGTTTTGggtaaaacaaaaaaagaagtaAACATGTAACTGCAAAACACAAGCTGTTTTTGGCATAAAGGGACAACCATGTATCGAAACGTGTTCCATATTCCCCGCATACAGATAGGACCAGTCGGGTTGACCACCTTGAAACTCTCCAAACACAGATTGCGATTAGCAGGCGCCAGAGACAAATCGCAGGTTGCAATTGGCAGGAACATCGCTGCATGGACGACACGTGTTGGAAGAGAGTAGTATTGAAGTGGGTCTTTAAAATGCGAAACACAGGTTGGAAGAAAAGAACCAAGAATTTCACTTCATTGAGGGTTTGTTAAAGTGACATTGTAGGAGCGTTTTGCGTTGTGGGGTACAAGGATTTAGGGTTTCAGCGAGggagaaagaaaaatagaagaagattTAGAATTTCAGTGAGGgaggaagaagaataaaaaaatgataattttaatTGAGTGAAGagtgaaattaagaaaaaaaaatggttCGTGATTTTCTATTATCCTAAGAACATATTATTGAATATCTGAATCATCTTCAATGggtaagtatttttttttaattttgtgatgaataaatttatctatttttattttatttattttatttatttgtattttaactgttaattttattgttaatttcgttattattattattattattagtgtttTCGGTATATATGAGTAATTAATATTATGATTAGTGTATTATTAATTTTGTATAATGATGTTTATGATTAgtgtattatttattttgtataatgatgtttaagataaaaataataatcaTTTATAATGTTGTTTGTTATgacaataataatttattattatgaaCCACGAGTTTATGTAAATACGAAGTCTTGAACCTTCTTAAGAAATTGAACCCGATGAGTCTGATGTAGAATATATGTTACGTTTTTTGTGGTGATCATGCAATGTTATTGCGAGCTATTGCTGCGTCGATGGAGTTATGGTGGTCAGAAATAATGCCCACACGATCAATGGTAATAACATATCTCCGCAAATTGGTTAGGAAAAACTCTCAAGTGTCTTCTGTCTCACCCTTGACTATGGCAAATGCAATAAGTACAATGTTTTGGTTCTCATCTAGTGCCACCGCAACTAAAAGTGCACATTTATATTTTTCGCAGTGCCATCAACTTACACCAATGCCTTGTAGTATCTAAATACTACAATTCACAGATAGAAGTTCCAAAAAATGCGATAGAGAACTCTTACACCTTGAACCTCCTCACTCTCACGGTAAACGGGGAGCATTTTTATTTGAACACGAGACCTTAGCATCTTCGCAATCATTGCTTTTAACCATACTGGCAGAGTCTAGTAAGAAACTTCCCAATCACCGAAAATTTTTGGATAGATTTCTGCTCTGCCAACCAAGTCTTGCAGTTACTTGCAGTGTAGTTGAACTTGGATTGAACTTCTGCAATAATAGACTTCACCTTTATCGACAGGTCTGCTTCAACCAACGGCCTAATAGCATCTGCAATTGTGTTTGAGTCCAACTTGGCATGACCTTGTGAAATCGTCTCCATTATGCACGTGTGTTTGTCATTGTATCTCATGATCCCCCAACAACTTTTCTTTCGAATCAAACTAGCTCGGATAAGTCAATCGCACCCTACACCATAACccttgcattttgcatagaatatCTGCAACTCAAACTCATACAcagtgtaatcaactcctctagagatagtgtagcttttgattgcaTATATCACCGACTCTCTAGAACCAAATTTCATTCCGACATTAAACTCACCATCTTCCATCGCAACATTGCCTTCACCTACGACATGCAAACCACCACTAGTTGGACAAAGCCAATAAAATAAATGGTAGCATAATATACCTATATTCGCTTACTCAAGAAATTTCGGGGCATGCATAGTTTCGAGATCCAGAGTCCGCAAAAAAGACATAACACTAAAGGGGTGCTGACTTGCAATCGCATGCGCTTCGTTTTGTACCGCCGGATTGCCTGTCAGGTCTCCGTCATCGTTTTCGTCATCGAATTTATAGTTGGCTTCAAACTTCTCTTCACTGTCGTTgttatcttcttcccaatctaAATCCCCGAGTTCATCAACATTGACCTCCTCGCCAACCGCGTCCATCCACATAtgttgttcaaactcaacgtacaGTTCTATCATCGACACGTGAAAtcgggtttgttgataaatataGAATATCTGCTGCATACATATATCATCAGTGATGGacattatttgaaactgtatcaACTTACCAAATACTTGTACAGGATTTCTGTACAAAATATTGCTCACCCTTTTcgaaatgtgactttgtatgttctcacaaagaccattttgcaactctacaaaactcatggtgcatggaatagcaaatgaaaatggacattcacaaacaaaagtcactcCTTCATGTGTATTTGGTATAATCTCACTGTTATAATACACTCGCAAATTTGTAATTCCTTCCATAACCTCAACTTCACATAATCCGACTTTTTTAATACAACTATTTGCAAAAAAAACTCACAAGTATGAAATATATGAAAGAAAGAGGAATGGAAGTAAAAATGAGGTAGTCTGGATAAATTGAGTTTCGTATTTATAGGTAAGGCTCTCGATTAAAATACTTTTTCCTGTGCAAAACACAAGCTGCGTTTTGTAGTTTTGGATAAAAAAATATGCACATTTACAACGCACCCTGTGTTTtagtatttcaaaaaaataataaaaaaattgaatgggaaaaaaaattgaaaaaactatCTAGAGTAAAATGCAAGTGAAAAAGCAAAACAGGTTACGATACGATTTTACCTGACACTATAGCAATGTAAATATTTGATACACGTCTATTTCGTTGAGTTACaccataattatttttatatcgAAAAAAATCAGCCCCATTTTataattcatttttaaaaaattaaacaaaataaatcagTATATCTGATTTTTGGATATTACTGTACAACCAAATAAGAAATTGGAGGCACCGAATTTTTTAATCCTTATACCATTAAAAAACACATCTCCTATCTCATCCTTTTGTGATACACACTCCCGTGCagcatataaaaaataataagtgCTGAAATTGTTAAATTTCCATTGTAGAATTTTTGATAGCTCCAACGGGTGATGCACCAACAATCTCCCTCCAAAATCAATTAAGTGATAAACTAATTATCAAAAAGCATTTTTAGGCCAGCCTCATACTAGAAGTGTTCTTCATATTTGTcaatttaatcccttttgtttttTGAGATTGTGTTTCAAAACAACAATGTTCGAGTTTATCatcaagaaaataaattaaacaatttagagtaaagtattgtatagtttttaatatttaaaaaaaaataaaatttaagaaaaataaattcaatAGTAATGTTTTCAAATAAATTACAATAAACATatgctaacttttttttttcctcttcatCAAAGATAGGGATATTTTTTTTCAGTCAAATTAGCTCGACAAAATAAAAGAACATATGAAACCCAACAAAACAGGTAAAAAAGCCCACAAACCCAACTAGATCTTCAGAAATAGtcaaagacaaagagaaaactaGATCTTCAGAAATAGTCAAAGACAAAGAGAAAGCGGTCAAGATCTTCTAAAGTAAAAAAATTGGTAAAATAAAGAGTTAATTATTCTTAAACTACGATAATGGAATACATATTTTATGGAAGTTACAAAATCATCAGTGATTAACCCTTCATTTTACCACTTTACCAACTTTCTTCTTTAGAAAATCTAAATTCAAGAAAGAGACATCTACAAGAAACAAACAAATCAAAAACACCTAGCAACAGAAAATAGATTGTTGCAATAGGAAGAAAAACAGAATTAATGCCAACTTGAAATCAAAAGGAGTGTGAAGTATAATATCCCCACTAAGCAAGAGAAAGAaatgtaattttaattttctatttgtaTTTTATTCATTCAATAACCATTACTTCAGCCAGGGAAGTTTCTACGAGACCAATTACACTGAAGCGAAGGTAAGACATAAAACACAAGTCCTCCTATTTTACAGCGCAGCCATATCATACCTTTGTAGCTTAATAGCTCTTTAACTTCTATCTATATGTACAACTACAACCTGGGCTCTCTCGCTTTACAAAGCAtactaacaataacaattaatgttacAACTATTTTTTTATGACATGAGAAACTACTCCTAAAACATCTTGCTACAACTTCAGAAGCTACACTTAAACAATACTGCTATTCCTTCGATTTCATTACTCTTCTTAGAAATCTCTTAAGTCTCAGGCAACCATGGTTAAAGCCTTCCCTTTGTCTTCTCCCTTGCAATTCATATTTTCTAAATAAGTCTTCACAGATTTGTTATTGGTTTCAAAGATGAATGACATGCCTCTAATCTGTACGCAAGCCATTTACCTCGAATTATAACGCTCTCAAGGTATACAATAATATTTGAGCATTGTAAAttgtaatatatataaataaacgtTACTTTTAGGTAGAAAGAAAAGGCGATTACCTCGATCAAACAACTAGCACTAAGACCCCGCAGCTGTCCTGGAGCAACCTCTTTGCCATTCAAGAAGATAGAATTCTTGCCAAGATTTTTAATAATGAAAGAGCCATTTGCTTCCATCCTTATTAAAGCCTAATGGATAATAAGTAGGTGTCAAAGTTGAATCACTATGAATTATGAAGGATATGATAAAAAATGTCTGGATATCCTATTATCTGGGTCCTTACAAGTGCAATGTCCATTGCATCACGAAAATCATGCAGATGCAGACACTGTCATGATACCGGTAGTTACTTCAATTACCATAAAAACACACAATAACACCATCACATTAAAATTAGACATTTTCCTTCTCCAGGCATATACAGATCATTTAATTGTGATTCCGTTACTGAAATAAGTTCATACATTTTCCTTTTCAAATACAACAAAGTCTTACCAACGGGCCCCTCCTCCATCCACGCAAAATGAAAATCTATGAAACATAAATCACATCCAATCATAAAAGCTATCCATGCACAGAAATTTTGCACCTGAAGCTTTTGAAAAATCTTACTTGTCGTCTAGATATTTTGTTAGCACACCCTTCTCTTCTCAAGTCAATATCAACATGTAGGTCATCAGTTCCTCTTCCAAGTATGACCTGTTAAGTAGAAAGAAATTGCACAAAAGCAGAGAAGAATCAATTATACTTGGAAAGAACATCACAAACTAAAAACAGCAGCCCTAATCAGGAAAATAACATAACTAAaactttatattttagtgttgagGAACACTCAATCAACAGAAGTATTGCATTTCACTTCAATAGAGTTCAATTTGTTCAGAGATAATGCTAGTCTGGTTCTGTTTTGTTTGCAATCAAAGCGAAAGCATTAATTGGCCTACAAGATAACAAATCACAGCATGGGAATCCAAAGTGAAGGTAACATGCATTACAAAGAGATCTTAGTATTTCACAACGTTCAACAACGACAACAACAACAAGCATTTTCTCACTCGTACAATGTCATTCATCCAcattttaaagaaaaacaagagGTCAAAACTCCATAAATTTACCTCGCTCTTGTTAATATATTGCTTCAGATTACGCCCATACAATACAGCAAATGCCCCCCGAGATGCAATGGCTCTTTGCATAAAGGACTGTGCAGATTGCTCCAATCTCATGATGGTCTTCTTGGTCTCAGCATGTTGATATCTCAACACTGGAGTAAAAGATTAGAAGACAACAGCtatcattaaaataaattctCTGAAAAAAACACATTAATAAAACTTCAGAGGATAACCCACGGCTCTATTTAAACCCTATCTGTTGACGATTGATATTGAAAACTTTAATTATGACATATGGAAAGCATATACTATAAAAAAAATGCTAATTGGGTTATAAGCAAACTCATTGTATCCAGTGCAAAAGTTCTAatcaaatcatgaaaatccatTTTTGTTAAACACACTTCAATATTCAACTTCTAACATTTTTTGAGGCATAAATTAAAACCTCAAACAAAACTGTGATTATTTCATTTTTGCATGTGTCAGATAAGTTACCTTCTCTGCTTGCACTTGTATCTTGATCAGTCGGACATAAATCCATTTCAAGAATCTGAACAAGAGAGATCCAGGATATGAGAAATAACAAAGTATGTAGTATAATTGCTATTcaatgcaacatacaataatTACCATTGCCTCAATATCAGAAAAAGAAGGAATTTCATTATCAGAGTCATCTtcgtcattatcatcatcatcatcattctcccttTCCTGATTGAGAAACAATGACTTTACTTCAGATTCGGGTAAATCCTTTTGTTGCCCTGCCCTTGAATCTGCATGATGTTTTGCTGAAGCCGAAGCAACACTTTCCTGCTTACAACATACAACTTCAATGAACTTTCTTAATGAAAGCAAAATCATAAATGACTTTCCTAACAAGTTTTGCACGTAGTTATGAACTACTGATGGAATTCATGCATTTAACCTTTTGTTTTGGATGTCCATCCATGGCTGTCAAGATAGCGGCATGAACTAATCTTTTGTGACTTGCGTTAATACTGACACTGTTGCTCTGACTAGGAACTGCTGAAATAAGGTTCCTTCCAGGATTTTCAGCTCTCGTAACAACACCGACAGGTGGCTGAGTTGAATTTATATTTGGCACTAACACTGCCTTAACTATCTGTCGCTGGGAAGACATTGAAGAGTGTGAattattttctttcttcaagCTTCTATCTAGTTCCTTTTTCATCTGGTTATTAACAGATGAATCTGTATAACCTGCATCCTTGACAATTGGTTGGGGTTTCCTAGTCAACAAACAAGGAACTATAATTGACGAGTCTGCACTGTCTTCAGATGGAACATCAGCGTCCTCAGCATTCAGGAAGCAGAACTCACACTCTCCACTGGGTTCACGATGAGGGGTTCGGACCGAAACAGATGACACAGCATTGTtacaaggatcacaatcataagGCACATCACCACGACTGTAGTCTAATGGTTTGGCAACAACCACCAATCCAGCTGTAGATGAATTACTGGGCATTTCACCAGCTTTGGTCATCATATCCACCTTCTGAGATTCGCAAATATCAGAGGCATCATTTCCCTGAATTTCACAAGGAGAGCTCAACAGAAGCGAATCAACGTTCTCATAACAAGGCTCATCCTCATTTGATAAGTTCGAAAGTGGATCAGAAAGGCGCCTTTGCTCCTCTCCCGACATAGATGCCAAAGCATTCGACACATCAACTGCACATTTGCCTTTCGAACCATGGGAAGGGGGAAGCATTGTTGCCCTTGCTTCCTCCCCATGGCGATCATTTCTTCTAGGACTCGCTTCGACAGGCATGGCTGGTGCTGGCACATCCTCAATTGTTCTCCACAAAGGAATATCACTCATAGAATGAGACAACACAACATCCTCCAATCCCGAGTAACTCCCATAACCAACCAAATTATTAGCAACCGAATTATTATTCATATCCTtatcattattatcattatcTAAAGTTACAATTCCCCCGGATTCAACCTCGCCCTCACGCTTAAGCTTAACCAAATCCATTTCATCATGTACTGCCTCGTCGAAAGAATCAAGAGAGTGGAAAACCTGTCTGCAAAGCCTCTTCCGCATGGCGTAGTACTGCTTCCGGATGCTGGGACCTCTCTTCCGCTTCGCCGCCACAACGCCAACGCCATTGTGTGCGTCACCAATTGTTCCTTCCTTAGCGGACTTTCCGGAGAGCTCCAAATTCACCATGGAAACCGAAGCCTGGGCTGATACGTCCGTGTCATAGAGAAGAGAACGCCACCTGTCTCGCAATTCAGCAATAGAATACTTTCGCGAGAATTGAACCGCCCCTTTCGCCAGCGATTCCAGCGACGCACCTGCCtacacaaccacaaccacaaaTATGTTAGGAATTGAACTGAATTGCGCGAATTAAACACCAGACGCAAGGGTTTGGTAGCTTAAGCCGcggcaagagagagagagagagaggtaccTCAACGGCGTTCTTTAAGAGAAGGTCATCTTCGGGGATCCAAGGTGGCAAAACGAAGACGTCCATGGAGAAAGGAGAAGGGAAATGGATCTGAGCGTTGCGTTGGGTTCGGGAATTGGGGAATTGCGAGCTACGATGGTGATTGGTGAAGTGGTGAGTGAGTGAGGAGTGGTCAGTGGTCAGAATTTATAAGGCGTGGAGNNNNNNNNNNNNNNNNNNNNNNNNNNNNNNNNGAGGAATGATTTGTGAAGGAAGAAGGGATGGGTGTGGTTTGTGTGGGAGAGAGGGTGGTGAAGCTCGTGAGCATGGGTGTCGTCTCTACATTGTAGAGCGGTTACAGTTACATGTTTAGAAGAGAGTCATATTCCACGGAATGATTCCCTTCCCCCGGTTTAGCTGCAGGGGGCCAGGGGCAGTGCCATCTCCATGACCATCCTTGTGCTGTAACTGTAAGTGTAAGTACGGGCAAATCTATCCATTATCTTATATAAAtgtattatataaattttttaagcgtataaataatttttgtttattatGTGGTCTTCACTATCTAGGTTTGAAAACAGCTTTTTTTATGAAGGTTGTTAAAGGAAGTTCACAGTTCTATGAACTTTTTAGGAAGATGAATTTAAACGATTCACAACTATGAGCATTACATGtggcttttttatttaaataaaatttttggcTCTCTATATTACTTGATTCCCCTAAATGATTTTCGAGAACGTGATTCCTCTAAATCATACCATATATAAATTGTCCTAGGCTCGTgtgttttaattaatatataaattattgtGCCTTGGAATGATTTATGCATGAATTACATAACTGAAAAAGGTATAAATCGTCCCAACCCCCTGTATGTTACTAAACACAAGTAAATCGTCCTAAGCTAAGATGGTTAATGTCTTTTACCCTAAAACCCTCTACTCTGGCACGATTTACGTGCAGCTTCATAACCTTCTACCCCTAGCACGATTTACGTGCAAATCGGATCCCCACAATACCCTAGCACGATTTACGTGCATATATACACCCCTCAATACCCTAGGACGAATCATGTATTACCCCAACTCTAATTACCTTCCCACGAGTAATGACTCATTCGAGAGACCCCCATTAGCGGCGAGGAGCTTGCTTGAGTGGAGGAGAGCCACGGCCAAAAAGTGAAGGAAGGGTGTAGTGGcggaaagttagtggtggtggaGGGTTGCTTAGGCGACAGAAGGGGTGGCTTCCGGTGCATGGCGGTGAGGGTGGCCCACGG is from Arachis ipaensis cultivar K30076 chromosome B01, Araip1.1, whole genome shotgun sequence and encodes:
- the LOC107625276 gene encoding leucine-rich repeat receptor-like protein kinase PEPR1 codes for the protein MVSLGFPQFPFHLFLIISGLGVISTVESKTYWGDAQVLKELKNKIDPSSLTPGSCVSSWNFTVDPCDNLFTEKFTCGFRCDSVVSGLSRVTELSLDQAGYSGSLSSIFWNLPYLETLDVSNNYFSGQIPESFSNLTRLSRLSLSRNSFTGEIPSSLGFLSMLEELYLDNNNLEGTIPESFNNGLKSLKRLEIQFNNLNGELPKNFDSLKNLNYLDLSDNGVTGKLPEALPEFLVQISMRNNAFSGCLQPESFTKLKYLEVLDLSYNNFSGSVPFSLFQIPSLEQLTLSFNKFSSMNLASRYALDYLQSGLIAVDLSNNEIEGFLPMFLAMMPKLASLSMENNKLSGMIPTQFALKTVLPEPGVSPFERLLLGGNFLFGGIPSPLMALKPGSANVRLVGNCLYRCPLIFFFCQGGKQKSYQECKRFGHFIP
- the LOC107625285 gene encoding uncharacterized protein LOC107625285, coding for MDVFVLPPWIPEDDLLLKNAVEAGASLESLAKGAVQFSRKYSIAELRDRWRSLLYDTDVSAQASVSMVNLELSGKSAKEGTIGDAHNGVGVVAAKRKRGPSIRKQYYAMRKRLCRQVFHSLDSFDEAVHDEMDLVKLKREGEVESGGIVTLDNDNNDKDMNNNSVANNLVGYGSYSGLEDVVLSHSMSDIPLWRTIEDVPAPAMPVEASPRRNDRHGEEARATMLPPSHGSKGKCAVDVSNALASMSGEEQRRLSDPLSNLSNEDEPCYENVDSLLLSSPCEIQGNDASDICESQKVDMMTKAGEMPSNSSTAGLVVVAKPLDYSRGDVPYDCDPCNNAVSSVSVRTPHREPSGECEFCFLNAEDADVPSEDSADSSIIVPCLLTRKPQPIVKDAGYTDSSVNNQMKKELDRSLKKENNSHSSMSSQRQIVKAVLVPNINSTQPPVGVVTRAENPGRNLISAVPSQSNSVSINASHKRLVHAAILTAMDGHPKQKESVASASAKHHADSRAGQQKDLPESEVKSLFLNQERENDDDDDNDEDDSDNEIPSFSDIEAMILEMDLCPTDQDTSASREVLRYQHAETKKTIMRLEQSAQSFMQRAIASRGAFAVLYGRNLKQYINKSEVILGRGTDDLHVDIDLRREGCANKISRRQALIRMEANGSFIIKNLGKNSIFLNGKEVAPGQLRGLSASCLIEIRGMSFIFETNNKSVKTYLENMNCKGEDKGKALTMVA